The Verrucomicrobiota bacterium genomic interval ATGCCGCTCCGAACTCCGAACTCCGAACTCCGAACTCCGAACTCCGAACTCCGAACTCCGAACTCCGAACTCCGAACTCTTTCCGCTTTCCGCCGTGGCGCCGTGTGCTTCTGAGGGTGTCGGGTGTCGGGTAGATGCGGAGCTGCCGGCCAACCTCTCCCCCGCGGTGGCCGCCAAATCGCCGTGCCCGCCGTGTGACCCTGTGGTACGCTGTCCTGGACACCATGACCAGCACCCTGCAAGTTCATCCCCCGCCCTCGGGCGGCGAACACCGGTTTACCGTCGAGGATTTTTACAACATGGTGCCGGCCGGTCTCCTGGAGGAGGATAGCCGGGTCGAGTTACTCGAAGGTCACGTTATCCCGATGGCGCCGATCGGTCCCGAGCATCATTGGATCCTGCGTGACCTGCTCGAAGCCTTCGTCATCCAGGAACATGGACGTTTTCAGACAGAACCGGGGCGTTCGTTACCAATCCCCTATCATAACGTGCCCGAGCCGGACCTGATGCTTTGCCGCCCGGGTGCCGTGAACC includes:
- a CDS encoding Uma2 family endonuclease, with translation MTLWYAVLDTMTSTLQVHPPPSGGEHRFTVEDFYNMVPAGLLEEDSRVELLEGHVIPMAPIGPEHHWILRDLLEAFVIQEHGRFQTEPGRSLPIPYHNVPEPDLMLCRPGAVNRRKHVRPEGVLLVIEIADSTLERDLGVKANIYREAKIPEYWVVDVQHRCLHIFGLVEDLYEKALVSAGKVSPKALPGVEIDVDLLFGGDEA